One window from the genome of Faecalibacterium sp. HTF-F encodes:
- a CDS encoding glycoside hydrolase family 13 protein, whose amino-acid sequence MSCLFNSYDPYFKQPFGALRAGQTVRLTLCIPEELGYVDPHLVLQKEGKYDVPVHYRMKFDGQTPQQNHFSVELPLNDPGLYFYYFDLYTDFRRIYRGPDNCGVVSWQEGEKWQITVYDAGFQTPECIKGKVFYQIFPDRFCEGIENKPMPFPDRLYQADKHAEPFWQPNETGGHLNEDYFGGDLEGIRIKLPYLREMGVDYLYLNPIFEAHSNHRYNTADYLNVDPLLGTNEEFEVLCREAAKYGIGIVLDGVFSHTGSDSRYFNREGRYGDGGAYRDPSSPYRSWYDFDPKYKGGYRSWWGFETLPEVNEETPSFVEFITGEGGVIDTWLRRGAAGFRLDVADELPDDFIEKIRAAVKRVSPEKFLLGEVWEDATTKYGFGQRRTYLLGRGLDSVMNYPFKNAVLDFVKGKPAQQAMGEILSICEHYPAPAMDTALNFLSTHDTERALTVIADEPANGRGREWQSGRCVTGEAYEEGMLRLRMAYAIIYTLPGVPCLYYGDEIGMQGYRDPFNRAFFCWDSHEKRLKPVLAQLAQLRHSCEAFRTGELRVLRAQDGILHYQRVGEAETAEIIVNRSEHIIVEPLASGKHTEVNPMGFTIVVEENGHNPNHSYYDIK is encoded by the coding sequence TTGTCTTGTCTGTTCAATAGCTACGACCCCTATTTCAAGCAGCCATTTGGTGCGCTGCGGGCCGGTCAGACCGTGCGCCTGACCCTTTGCATCCCGGAAGAGCTGGGCTATGTCGATCCTCATCTGGTGCTCCAGAAAGAGGGAAAATATGACGTACCGGTGCACTACCGCATGAAGTTCGACGGCCAGACCCCCCAGCAGAACCACTTTTCCGTGGAGCTGCCGCTGAATGACCCGGGCCTGTACTTCTACTACTTCGATCTCTACACCGACTTCCGCCGCATCTACCGCGGGCCGGACAACTGCGGCGTTGTCAGCTGGCAGGAAGGCGAAAAGTGGCAGATCACCGTCTACGATGCCGGTTTCCAGACCCCGGAGTGCATCAAGGGCAAGGTGTTCTATCAGATCTTCCCAGACCGGTTCTGCGAGGGCATTGAGAACAAGCCCATGCCTTTCCCGGACCGGCTGTATCAGGCCGACAAACACGCCGAACCCTTCTGGCAGCCCAACGAGACCGGCGGCCACCTGAACGAGGACTATTTCGGCGGCGACTTGGAAGGCATCCGTATCAAGCTGCCCTATCTGCGGGAGATGGGGGTGGACTACCTTTATCTTAACCCCATCTTTGAGGCCCACTCCAACCACCGCTACAACACTGCTGACTATCTCAACGTAGACCCGCTGCTGGGCACCAACGAGGAGTTCGAGGTGCTCTGCCGCGAGGCCGCCAAGTACGGCATTGGCATCGTGCTGGACGGTGTGTTCAGCCATACCGGCTCCGACAGCCGCTACTTCAACCGCGAAGGCCGCTATGGGGACGGCGGCGCTTACCGCGACCCCAGCTCTCCCTACCGCAGCTGGTACGATTTCGACCCCAAGTATAAGGGCGGCTACCGCAGCTGGTGGGGTTTCGAGACTCTGCCCGAAGTGAACGAAGAGACCCCCTCGTTTGTGGAGTTCATCACCGGCGAGGGCGGCGTCATCGACACATGGCTGCGGCGCGGTGCCGCAGGCTTCCGGCTGGATGTGGCCGACGAGCTGCCGGACGACTTTATTGAAAAGATCCGTGCCGCTGTCAAGCGGGTCAGCCCGGAAAAGTTCCTGCTGGGCGAGGTGTGGGAGGATGCCACCACCAAATACGGCTTTGGTCAGCGCCGCACCTACCTGCTGGGCAGGGGGCTGGACAGTGTGATGAACTACCCCTTCAAGAATGCCGTGCTGGATTTTGTAAAGGGCAAGCCCGCCCAGCAGGCCATGGGGGAGATCCTGTCCATCTGTGAGCACTACCCCGCCCCTGCCATGGACACTGCGCTGAACTTTCTCTCCACCCACGACACCGAACGCGCTCTCACCGTCATTGCGGACGAGCCCGCCAACGGCCGTGGCCGCGAGTGGCAGAGCGGCCGCTGTGTGACCGGCGAAGCCTACGAGGAAGGGATGCTGCGCCTGCGCATGGCCTATGCCATCATCTACACGCTGCCCGGCGTGCCCTGCCTGTATTACGGCGACGAGATCGGGATGCAGGGCTACCGCGACCCCTTCAACCGTGCCTTCTTCTGCTGGGACAGCCACGAAAAGCGCCTGAAGCCGGTGCTGGCACAGCTGGCGCAGCTGCGCCACAGCTGCGAAGCCTTCCGCACCGGTGAGCTGCGGGTGCTGCGGGCGCAGGACGGCATCCTGCACTACCAGCGCGTAGGCGAAGCGGAAACCGCCGAGATCATCGTGAACCGCTCGGAGCACATCATCGTGGAACCGCTGGCTTCCGGCAAGCACACGGAGGTGAACCCCATGGGCTTTACCATCGTGGTGGAGGAGAACGGCCACAATCCGAACCACAGCTATTACGATATCAAGTAA
- a CDS encoding NfeD family protein, translating to MNPVPFLWLAAVVGFLLLEASTFSMTSVWFAVGAAAALLTCLFTGSFRVQALVFIVVSALCLLMFRPLAAKLRQKNVPTNGDRNLGREATVLTTVTADLPGRVRLDGVDWNARCATPGDTLTPGQRCRVTELHSTLLIVEPVLTESRRA from the coding sequence ATGAATCCTGTTCCATTTCTCTGGCTGGCTGCCGTGGTGGGCTTTTTGCTGTTAGAGGCTTCCACCTTCAGCATGACCTCCGTCTGGTTCGCCGTCGGCGCAGCTGCCGCTCTGCTCACCTGCCTGTTCACCGGTTCCTTCCGCGTTCAGGCACTGGTGTTCATTGTGGTAAGCGCCCTGTGCCTGCTGATGTTCCGCCCGCTGGCCGCAAAGCTGCGCCAAAAAAACGTTCCCACCAATGGCGACCGCAACCTTGGCCGGGAGGCCACCGTGCTGACCACCGTCACCGCCGACCTGCCGGGCCGTGTGCGGCTGGACGGCGTGGACTGGAATGCCCGCTGCGCCACTCCCGGCGACACCCTCACCCCCGGGCAGCGCTGCCGTGTGACCGAACTGCACAGCACCCTGCTCATCGTGGAGCCCGTATTGACCGAAAGCCGCAGAGCGTGA
- a CDS encoding SPFH domain-containing protein, whose product MVMFFLILALVFVVLLVIITNIVIVPQSKVYVVERLGSYSDTWSAGLHIKIPFIERIAKKVSLKEQVADFPPQPVITRDNVTMQIDTVVFFQVMDAKLYTYGVNQPIAAIESLSATTLRNIIGEMELDHTLTSRDVINGKITAILDEATDKWGIKVNRVEVKNIIPPREIQEAMEKQMKAEREKRAVILKADGEKQAAITAAEGEKEAAILRADAVKQQRILEAEGEAQAILAVQKANADAIHLLNEAMPSDKVLALRSLEALAKVANGKATKIIIPSELQNLGGVVPSIKELMTDPKDAE is encoded by the coding sequence ATGGTCATGTTTTTTCTGATCCTCGCGCTGGTCTTTGTCGTCCTGCTGGTGATCATCACCAACATCGTCATCGTGCCCCAGTCCAAGGTGTATGTCGTTGAGCGGCTGGGCAGCTACTCCGACACATGGTCGGCAGGCCTGCACATCAAGATTCCCTTCATCGAGCGCATCGCCAAAAAGGTGAGCCTGAAAGAGCAGGTGGCAGACTTTCCCCCTCAGCCGGTCATCACCCGCGATAACGTTACCATGCAGATCGATACCGTGGTATTCTTTCAGGTAATGGACGCCAAGCTCTACACCTACGGCGTCAATCAGCCCATTGCCGCCATCGAGAGCCTGTCTGCCACCACCCTGCGCAACATTATCGGCGAAATGGAGCTGGACCACACCCTGACCAGCCGCGACGTCATCAACGGCAAGATCACCGCCATCCTGGACGAAGCCACCGACAAGTGGGGCATCAAGGTGAACCGCGTGGAGGTGAAGAACATCATCCCGCCGCGTGAGATCCAGGAAGCCATGGAGAAGCAGATGAAGGCTGAGCGCGAGAAGCGCGCCGTGATCCTGAAGGCCGACGGTGAAAAGCAGGCTGCCATCACTGCCGCCGAGGGCGAAAAGGAAGCCGCCATTCTGCGTGCAGATGCTGTGAAGCAGCAGCGCATTCTGGAAGCTGAGGGTGAAGCACAGGCCATTCTGGCCGTTCAGAAGGCCAACGCCGACGCCATCCATCTGCTGAACGAAGCCATGCCCAGCGACAAGGTGCTGGCCCTGCGCAGTCTGGAAGCTCTGGCCAAGGTCGCCAACGGCAAGGCAACCAAGATCATCATTCCCTCGGAATTGCAGAATCTGGGCGGCGTTGTGCCCAGCATCAAGGAGCTGATGACCGACCCCAAGGACGCAGAGTGA
- a CDS encoding YhcH/YjgK/YiaL family protein: MIYDTLNNLPNYLGVSDNLDTVIEYIMARDITTLPAGRTRIDGDKAVVTVSTVTPQTSDKALFQRHDNHITLETDLDGSELFEVSLAELTPTKPTDEAADTTVGTAGTSIAGMLCEGRFALYLAGEPYKSGLKAQGCGKLKKAVFSIELDPDEEETEE, translated from the coding sequence ATGATCTACGATACCCTGAACAACCTGCCCAACTATCTGGGCGTCAGCGACAATCTGGACACCGTCATTGAGTACATCATGGCCCGGGATATCACCACCCTGCCCGCCGGGCGCACCCGCATCGATGGAGACAAGGCCGTGGTCACCGTGAGCACCGTCACGCCCCAGACCTCCGACAAGGCTCTGTTCCAGCGCCACGACAACCACATCACGCTGGAGACCGATCTGGACGGCAGTGAGCTGTTTGAGGTGAGCCTTGCGGAGCTGACCCCCACCAAGCCCACCGATGAAGCCGCCGACACCACCGTGGGCACCGCCGGCACCAGCATTGCCGGTATGCTGTGCGAGGGGCGGTTTGCCCTGTATCTGGCCGGAGAGCCCTATAAATCCGGTCTGAAGGCGCAGGGCTGCGGTAAACTGAAAAAGGCCGTGTTCAGCATCGAACTGGACCCGGACGAGGAAGAGACGGAGGAATAA
- a CDS encoding ABC-2 transporter permease codes for MKGLLLKDAYQAWYYAKMVVVAAVVMMGVGVISIMNGANFFIVYAGFLLGMMPMTLLAYDQTSKFNEYSAALPATKEQLVGCKYIVGLCGLVLAEAFAAAALGVAQLHWVAVDSALVISTLVQVGMTTLLSSTILLPLSYRFGYEKAKVGFYFIVGALSALMGFSVAANEDGLVRNLLPQSISSLGLLGIAAAALVLYALSWRLSVAWYGKAEQ; via the coding sequence ATGAAAGGCTTGCTGTTAAAGGACGCATATCAGGCATGGTATTACGCAAAAATGGTCGTTGTGGCAGCTGTAGTCATGATGGGTGTGGGCGTGATCTCGATAATGAACGGGGCCAATTTCTTCATTGTCTATGCGGGCTTTTTGCTGGGTATGATGCCCATGACACTGCTGGCATACGACCAGACCAGCAAATTCAACGAATACAGTGCCGCGCTTCCGGCCACAAAAGAGCAGCTGGTGGGGTGTAAATACATCGTTGGTCTGTGCGGGCTGGTGCTGGCAGAGGCTTTTGCTGCCGCGGCGCTTGGCGTGGCACAGCTGCACTGGGTAGCCGTGGATAGCGCGCTCGTGATCTCTACGCTGGTGCAGGTGGGCATGACCACCCTGCTCAGCAGCACCATCCTGCTGCCGCTGAGCTACCGCTTCGGCTACGAAAAGGCAAAGGTCGGGTTCTATTTTATAGTTGGTGCACTCTCGGCCCTGATGGGCTTTTCCGTGGCCGCAAACGAGGACGGTCTTGTGAGAAACCTTCTTCCGCAGAGCATCTCGTCGCTGGGGCTGCTGGGTATTGCGGCGGCGGCGCTGGTGCTGTATGCTCTCTCGTGGCGGCTATCCGTTGCATGGTACGGAAAGGCAGAGCAGTAA